The following proteins come from a genomic window of Montipora capricornis isolate CH-2021 chromosome 9, ASM3666992v2, whole genome shotgun sequence:
- the LOC138017471 gene encoding uncharacterized protein translates to MLTECSKATGQKEREIPAKETQFLQDFANSLDEDDATGDKIQQELADIALKRWGKKLSSDKIKNFWDKYKQPQNCPDIKSIKVNPEIWSQLNAKKKKTDLKISNLQQVIRKITFATLQTTNVLIQNPTGLENNKIMAKQVDTIAMLGHVNTQLTQLRRDEIKPSLKAEYSAICSAEVPITSPYLFGDDLAKQLRDAKEASRISHSFASSSKSGPFKGKQQTFNKYDHSSQGPKRDFLWKGQNRHYKKKKPPNTDRK, encoded by the coding sequence ATGCTCACCGAGTGCTCAAAGGCCACCGGCCAAAAAGAGCGGGAAATCCCCGCCAAGGAGACACAGTTTCTCCAAGACTTTGCAAACAGCCTTGACGAGGATGACGCCACCGGCGACAAAATCCAGCAAGAGCTGGCTGATATTGCTCTAAAACGATGGGGCAAGAAGCTGTCTtctgacaaaattaaaaatttctgGGACAAATATAAACAGCCTCAGAACTGTCCTGACATAAAGAGTATAAAAGTCAACCCCGAGATCTGGAGTCAATtaaatgccaagaaaaagaaaaccgacTTGAAGATCTCAAATTTGCAGCAGGTTATTCGCAAAATTACTTTTGCGACGTTACAAACGACCAATGTGCTTATTCAAAATCCCACTGGtctagaaaacaacaaaataatggcTAAACAAGTTGATACAATTGCAATGTTGGGGCATGTGAACACACAATTAACCCAGCTGCGAAGAGATGAAATCAAACCATCATTGAAAGCAGAGTACTCTGCTATTTGCTCAGCTGAAGTGCCCATCACTAGCCCGTACCTCTTCGGGGACGACTTGGCCAAGCAATTGCGAGATGCCAAAGAAGCGAGCAGAATTAGCCATTCCTTTGCATCCTCATCCAAGAGTGGTCCCTTTAAAGGGAAACAGCAAACCTTTAACAAATATGACCATTCCTCTCAAGGCCCTAAAAgagattttttgtggaaaggCCAAAACCGGcactacaaaaagaaaaaaccgcCAAACACCGACAGGAAATAA